In Apium graveolens cultivar Ventura chromosome 10, ASM990537v1, whole genome shotgun sequence, the following are encoded in one genomic region:
- the LOC141690008 gene encoding protein trichome birefringence-like 1 isoform X2 → MGDAAKQYSPRTELKSLLSLPRTKKSVFLTYVFIFSFILFTLFLAFNPSPANSYSSSTIWFKNIFNGFTTSYHNVSTFSSQIHVHNSTKLINSTSLQQEPLIVKTKNLNSEFDGKVGNFTQNSTVIEPLEVKNETQTEELVHKVGIFKPNISTIEAPQSQEDVKNQTQNKDLVDRGVILRPNLKELSKNVSLGQELTGNGDKRIAEKGVVTNLTSSFSKKETKEPFFEKSKTNKMMEELMNCDLFDGEWVRDESYPLYKPGSCSLIDEQFNCFRNGRPDQEFQQYKWKPKGCTLPRLDGKHMLELLRGKRLVFVGDSLNRNMWESLICILKNFVKDQSKVYEASGKRQFRSDPYFSFIFKDYDFTVEFFVSPFLVQEWQLREKDGSTHETLRIDRMWIPAVKYKSADILIFNTGHWWTHPKTSQGKDYYQEGTRVHRELNVMEAFQKALTTWSRWVDANVNPGKTLVFFRGYSASHFSGGQWNSGGQCDNESEPIKNDQYLTQYPPMMKVLEQVLQKMETPVSYLNITRLTDYRKDGHPSMYRKQHISSKEKQLTSRIQDCSHWCLPGVPDIWNELLYAELLVKQYQKQQQKNTIGK, encoded by the exons ATGGGAGATGCAGCAAAGCAATATTCACCTAGAACAGAGCTCAAATCTTTGTTATCTCTTCCAAGAACAAAAAAGTCTGTGTTTTTAACTTATGTTTTCATTTTTTCTTTCATTCTTTTCACTCTTTTCTTGGCCTTTAATCCTAGCCCTGCAAATTCTTACTCTTCTTCTACAATTTGGTTCAAGAACATCTTTAATGGTTTCACAACTTCTTATCATAATGTAAGtactttttcttcacaaatacaTGTTCATAATTCTACTAAATTGATAAACTCCACTAGTCTTCAACAAGAACCATTGATTGTGAAAACCAAGAATCTGAACAGTGAGTTTGATGGTAAAGTTGGAAACTTTACTCAAAATTCTACTGTGATTGAGCCTTTAGAAGTTAAAAATGAGACTCAAACTGAAGAGTTGGTTCATAAAGTTGGAATCTTTAAGCCAAATATAAGCACAATTGAGGCTCCACAGTCTCAGGAAGATGTGAAAAACCAGACCCAAAACAAAGACTTGGTTGATAGAGGTGTGATCTTGAGGCCAAACCTAAAGGAGCTAAGTAAAAATGTGAGTTTAGGACAGGAACTTACTGGGAATGGAGATAAAAGAATTGCAGAAAAAGGGGTGGTCACCAATTTAACTTCTTCTTTTTCTAAGAAAGAAACAAAGGAGCCTTTTTTCGAGAAATCGAAAACTAATAAGATGATGGAGGAGCTGATGAATTGTGATCTTTTTGATGGAGAGTGGGTGAGAGATGAGTCATATCCATTGTATAAACCTGGTTCTTGTTCACTAATTGATGAGCAATTCAATTGTTTTCGAAATGGTAGGCCTGATCAAGAATTTCAGCAGTACAAATGGAAGCCAAAGGGTTGCACTTTACCAAG GTTAGATGGAAAACATATGTTGGAATTGTTGAGAGGAAAACGGTTGGTTTTTGTCGGCGATTCACTTAACAGAAACATGTGGGAATCTTTGATATGTATCTTGAAAAACTTTGTCAAAGATCAAAGCAAAGTTTATGAAGCATCTGGCAAGCGCCAATTCCGTTCTGATCCTTATTTTTCCTTTATATTCAAG GATTATGACTTCACTGTAGAATTCTTTGTATCTCCATTCTTAGTTCAAGAATGGCAACTGCGAGAAAAAGATGGATCAACGCATGAAACCCTTCGGATTGACAGAATGTGGATACCGGCTGTCAAATATAAAAGTGCAGACATTCTAATCTTTAACACAGGACACTGGTGGACGCATCCAAAAACATCCCAAGG GAAAGACTATTACCAAGAAGGAACACGTGTTCATCGTGAACTAAATGTTATGGAGGCGTTTCAAAAAGCCTTAACCACATGGTCGAGATGGGTGGATGCTAATGTAAATCCGGGTAAAACTTTGGTTTTCTTCAGAGGCTACTCCGCCTCTCATTTCAG CGGGGGGCAATGGAATTCAGGAGGACAGTGTGATAACGAATCAGAGCCGATAAAGAACGACCAATATCTCACGCAGTACCCACCAATGATGAAAGTTCTTGAGCAAGTACTGCAAAAAATGGAAACTCCAGTTTCGTACTTGAACATTACAAGATTGACAGATTATAGAAAAGATGGTCATCCATCAATGTACAGGAAGCAACATATATCGTCGAAGGAGAAACAATTAACCTCGCGAATCCAGGACTGCAGCCACTGGTGCCTCCCGGGCGTACCAGATATATGGAATGAGCTGCTATATGCAGAATTGTTAGTGAAACAATACCAGAAGCAACAACAAAAAAACACCATAGGTAAATAA
- the LOC141690008 gene encoding protein trichome birefringence-like 1 isoform X1, giving the protein MGDAAKQYSPRTELKSLLSLPRTKKSVFLTYVFIFSFILFTLFLAFNPSPANSYSSSTIWFKNIFNGFTTSYHNVSTFSSQIHVHNSTKLINSTSLQQEPLIVKTKNLNSEFDGKVGNFTQNSTVIEPLEVKNETQTEELVHKVGIFKPNISTIEAPQSQEDVKNQTQNKDLVDRGVILRPNLKELSKNVSLGQELTGNGDKRIAEKGVVTNLTSSFSKKETKEPFFEKSKTNKMMEELMNCDLFDGEWVRDESYPLYKPGSCSLIDEQFNCFRNGRPDQEFQQYKWKPKGCTLPSRLDGKHMLELLRGKRLVFVGDSLNRNMWESLICILKNFVKDQSKVYEASGKRQFRSDPYFSFIFKDYDFTVEFFVSPFLVQEWQLREKDGSTHETLRIDRMWIPAVKYKSADILIFNTGHWWTHPKTSQGKDYYQEGTRVHRELNVMEAFQKALTTWSRWVDANVNPGKTLVFFRGYSASHFSGGQWNSGGQCDNESEPIKNDQYLTQYPPMMKVLEQVLQKMETPVSYLNITRLTDYRKDGHPSMYRKQHISSKEKQLTSRIQDCSHWCLPGVPDIWNELLYAELLVKQYQKQQQKNTIGK; this is encoded by the exons ATGGGAGATGCAGCAAAGCAATATTCACCTAGAACAGAGCTCAAATCTTTGTTATCTCTTCCAAGAACAAAAAAGTCTGTGTTTTTAACTTATGTTTTCATTTTTTCTTTCATTCTTTTCACTCTTTTCTTGGCCTTTAATCCTAGCCCTGCAAATTCTTACTCTTCTTCTACAATTTGGTTCAAGAACATCTTTAATGGTTTCACAACTTCTTATCATAATGTAAGtactttttcttcacaaatacaTGTTCATAATTCTACTAAATTGATAAACTCCACTAGTCTTCAACAAGAACCATTGATTGTGAAAACCAAGAATCTGAACAGTGAGTTTGATGGTAAAGTTGGAAACTTTACTCAAAATTCTACTGTGATTGAGCCTTTAGAAGTTAAAAATGAGACTCAAACTGAAGAGTTGGTTCATAAAGTTGGAATCTTTAAGCCAAATATAAGCACAATTGAGGCTCCACAGTCTCAGGAAGATGTGAAAAACCAGACCCAAAACAAAGACTTGGTTGATAGAGGTGTGATCTTGAGGCCAAACCTAAAGGAGCTAAGTAAAAATGTGAGTTTAGGACAGGAACTTACTGGGAATGGAGATAAAAGAATTGCAGAAAAAGGGGTGGTCACCAATTTAACTTCTTCTTTTTCTAAGAAAGAAACAAAGGAGCCTTTTTTCGAGAAATCGAAAACTAATAAGATGATGGAGGAGCTGATGAATTGTGATCTTTTTGATGGAGAGTGGGTGAGAGATGAGTCATATCCATTGTATAAACCTGGTTCTTGTTCACTAATTGATGAGCAATTCAATTGTTTTCGAAATGGTAGGCCTGATCAAGAATTTCAGCAGTACAAATGGAAGCCAAAGGGTTGCACTTTACCAAG TAGGTTAGATGGAAAACATATGTTGGAATTGTTGAGAGGAAAACGGTTGGTTTTTGTCGGCGATTCACTTAACAGAAACATGTGGGAATCTTTGATATGTATCTTGAAAAACTTTGTCAAAGATCAAAGCAAAGTTTATGAAGCATCTGGCAAGCGCCAATTCCGTTCTGATCCTTATTTTTCCTTTATATTCAAG GATTATGACTTCACTGTAGAATTCTTTGTATCTCCATTCTTAGTTCAAGAATGGCAACTGCGAGAAAAAGATGGATCAACGCATGAAACCCTTCGGATTGACAGAATGTGGATACCGGCTGTCAAATATAAAAGTGCAGACATTCTAATCTTTAACACAGGACACTGGTGGACGCATCCAAAAACATCCCAAGG GAAAGACTATTACCAAGAAGGAACACGTGTTCATCGTGAACTAAATGTTATGGAGGCGTTTCAAAAAGCCTTAACCACATGGTCGAGATGGGTGGATGCTAATGTAAATCCGGGTAAAACTTTGGTTTTCTTCAGAGGCTACTCCGCCTCTCATTTCAG CGGGGGGCAATGGAATTCAGGAGGACAGTGTGATAACGAATCAGAGCCGATAAAGAACGACCAATATCTCACGCAGTACCCACCAATGATGAAAGTTCTTGAGCAAGTACTGCAAAAAATGGAAACTCCAGTTTCGTACTTGAACATTACAAGATTGACAGATTATAGAAAAGATGGTCATCCATCAATGTACAGGAAGCAACATATATCGTCGAAGGAGAAACAATTAACCTCGCGAATCCAGGACTGCAGCCACTGGTGCCTCCCGGGCGTACCAGATATATGGAATGAGCTGCTATATGCAGAATTGTTAGTGAAACAATACCAGAAGCAACAACAAAAAAACACCATAGGTAAATAA